The DNA window GGCCAGCACCGTACCCGGCGTGGTGGACTTGCAAGTGGAAAAGCAAGTGCAGATTCCGCAGCTACTAGTACGTCCCCGCGACGCAGCTTTGCGTGCCTACGGCTTGGAGCGCGGCCAAGTGGTAGCTACCTTAGAAACCCTATTCCAGGGCGACGTGGTGTCGCAGATGCTCGACGGGCAGAAGCGCTTCGACCTAGTAGTGAAGCTGCCCGAAAACCAGCGCAACGATGTGACGACCATTGCCAACACCCGCATCGAAACGCCATCTGGTGCCCTGATTCCGGTGAGTGAGGTGGCCGATGTGAGCTATGAGCCTGGGCCGAATACCGTCAACCACGAAAACACGCAGCGCCGCATCACCGTCTCGCTGAACGTGGCTGGCCGCGACTTAGGCTCCACGGTGCAGGAAGTCCAGACCCGCATAGCGCAACAAGTGAAACTGCCCCCCGGCTACTACCTCACCTACGGCGGACAGTTTGAAAGCCAGCAATCAGCTTCCAGCAAGATTCTTTGGCTCAGCTTGTTTTCCCTGGCGGGTATCTTTCTGGTGCTGTTCTCGCACTTCAAGTCGCCGCTGATGGTGGGCCAGATTATGCTCAACATTCCGCTGGCGCTGATTGGCTCGGTGGTGGCCGTATTGCTTACGGGCGGCACCTTTAGCATTGCCTCGTTGGTAGGTTTTATCACGCTCACCGGCATTGCCTCGCGCAACGGTATCATGATGATTTCACACTACATCCACCTTGTAGAGCATGAAGGGGAGAAGTTCGGTAAGGAGTTGATAGTTCGAGGCTCTTTGGAGCGTCTGGTGCCGGTCCTGATGACGGCCTTAGTGGCGGCCTTAGCGCTAGTGCCCCTCACGCTGGCCAAAGATGCGCCCGGCAAAGAAATCCTTTATCCGGTGGCTACCGTGATTCTGGGCGGTTTGCTCTCGTCCACTTTCCTCGACATTATCGTCACGCCAGTAGTATTCTGGCTGTTCGGCGAAAAAGCCCTTGCCCAGTATCAGCGCGGCCACCATGAAGTAAGCTTGGATCCGCACCCTCAGGAGCTGAACCCCCAACCTTCAATGCCCCCACGGCCGGCGGTTTAAAAGGCGACTTCTGGCTGGCGGGTTCATTTTAGCAGCGTAGAGTGGGCCGGGGCTAACTGAGTGTTGCAGTATGTTAAACCTGTCCTGTAGGATGTCAGCCCATGATTTCTGTATTTCAGGTACCTCAACAAGACGATTTTATCTCTGATGATTCCTGCGCCTGCTTTTGCCGCTGCCGCCCGCACCTTACTAACCCACACGCTACGTAATGTTCCGTATCTGCCGCCCACCGAAATGGCAGACTTCGTAGCGTGCTGGATTAAAGAGTTGGTTGTGCCGCGCAACGGCTATCTGGTGGCACCCGGCCAAACCGAGCAGTATTTGTATTTCACTTACCGCGGCACGCTGCGCATTATCTACCCGACCCCGGACGAGGAAATATGCGTAGGCTTCGTGCACCCGGGCGACATGGTTTGTTCTTTCCCTTCGTTTGCCATGGGCAAGCCGTCGGAATATGCCATTCAGGCACTACAGCCGAGTGAGTTGATTGCCATCAGCCGTAGCGAGTTTCAAGCTTGTCTCGATAAAAGTCCGGCCCTATCCCGGCTTTGGCGTGATGAATTGGAAAAGGCGCTAGTTGGCCGCATGGAACACGAAATAGATCTGCTGTTGCCCGAGCCCGCCCAGCGCCTCGAGCGCCTGCGCAAGCGTAGTCCGCACATCTTCCAGACCGTTCCTAAAAAGTACTTGGCTTCTTATCTCCGGATGACCCCCGAGACGCTAAGCCGACTGAAATAAATCTTGATTTCAATCAAGGTAAAAGAGGTGCATGGCCCGGACCTTTGGCAAAAATCAAACGTCATGACTACCAACGCCTTCCTCGCCCAGTTAACTGAAACTACCCGTCAGCTAATCAGTACTGTACAAACCGAGCTGGAGCCTCTCGAACTCTCGCAACTCAACCAACAGCCCGCCCCAAATGCTTGGAGCGTGCTCGAATGCCTGGAGCACCTAAACCGCTACAGCCGCTACTACAATCCCCGGCTCGCCCAGGCCCTCACGCACGCAAGTACCGCCACCCAAACGGAGGTAGGCTACAGCTGGCTTGGTCGCAAGTTCGTTGCCATGATGGCCCCCAGTAACAACAAGAAAGCCAAGACGCTAAAGCGGATGAACCCGATTGGTAGCTGCCTTGGCCGTGAGGTTCTACTAGAATTTCAGCAACACCAACAGCACGTGCTAGAATTGCTAGCCCAAGCGCAGCATGCCAATCTCAACCACAAAGTTGTCCCCGTTGAATTCTTCCCCTTACTGAAAATGCGCTTAGGTGAGGCACTTGAGTTTGTGCTAGTACACGAGCAGCGCCACATGCAACAAGCGTTGCGCGTGAAAGCGAGTTTGCTAGCAGTTGAAGCATCGAAAAAATCGATACCAACCTCACCGGTTCAAATCAACCAGACAGCAATAGCAGTGAACTAGAGTGTCTAAGCTCCAGGAGCCGTGAGCTTGGAAAAGCGAGCTACAAACCGGTTGAAAGCTGGACTTCTAGCGAGTAGCAGCTGCATCAGCCCCATCCCCAACAAGGCAGTGCAGACGCCGGCCACAACATCGAGCACATAATGATGGCTGGTGTAAACGGCTGCAAACCAGATGCCGACCATGATAACTCCGAAGATCTGCACGAAGATGCCGGAGTTGTTGCGAATGGCGTAGTACAGCACGATTACCGGATAAGCGGAGTGCAGCGAAGGCATGGCCGCGAAGATGTTGGAGTTCTTGGCGTAGATGGAAGCAAATACGTTGGCGCCGAAAAAGGCATCAAATCTTGCTAGGCCGGCAGTACTACCCATTGTCAGGGGCTGAAACGCAAACCCATGCTGCTGCACATACCACGGCGGCGCGGCCGGATGTAGGTAGTACACCACAAAGCCGAGCAGGTTTACCAGCAGAAACGTCAAGGAGAATTCAAAAAACAAGGGACGGTTCTTGAAGAACAAATATCCGGCAAAAGCCAGCGGCACCGGAACCCAGCACAAGTAGAAAATACCGCACACCACATCCAGCAGCGCGTTGTGGTTGATCAGCCAAAATTCGTTAGGCGTGAGCGACTTGCCTTGAAAAGGAATGCCAAATAAAAGCTTTTCCGCATGGTAGAGCGGGGCAATGTCCACCGCCCGGTAGTTGTAGTTCGGGAAGGCCTTCATGTAGTCGTACAGAATCCAGAAGACCACGAAAATGGAAAAGCCAGTGATAAAGCGCCGCGTGGTATCCGACAAGAAATAGCACGTATTGCACAGCCCGACTAACACCAATTGCTCGGGCCGAAAGCCAATCAAC is part of the Hymenobacter volaticus genome and encodes:
- a CDS encoding Crp/Fnr family transcriptional regulator; the protein is MIPAPAFAAAARTLLTHTLRNVPYLPPTEMADFVACWIKELVVPRNGYLVAPGQTEQYLYFTYRGTLRIIYPTPDEEICVGFVHPGDMVCSFPSFAMGKPSEYAIQALQPSELIAISRSEFQACLDKSPALSRLWRDELEKALVGRMEHEIDLLLPEPAQRLERLRKRSPHIFQTVPKKYLASYLRMTPETLSRLK
- a CDS encoding DinB family protein — protein: MTTNAFLAQLTETTRQLISTVQTELEPLELSQLNQQPAPNAWSVLECLEHLNRYSRYYNPRLAQALTHASTATQTEVGYSWLGRKFVAMMAPSNNKKAKTLKRMNPIGSCLGREVLLEFQQHQQHVLELLAQAQHANLNHKVVPVEFFPLLKMRLGEALEFVLVHEQRHMQQALRVKASLLAVEASKKSIPTSPVQINQTAIAVN
- a CDS encoding phosphatase PAP2 family protein, whose amino-acid sequence is MPAPLIGIETLNTSRKGGLLVLLLSAAYLLLSYVLIGFRPEQLVLVGLCNTCYFLSDTTRRFITGFSIFVVFWILYDYMKAFPNYNYRAVDIAPLYHAEKLLFGIPFQGKSLTPNEFWLINHNALLDVVCGIFYLCWVPVPLAFAGYLFFKNRPLFFEFSLTFLLVNLLGFVVYYLHPAAPPWYVQQHGFAFQPLTMGSTAGLARFDAFFGANVFASIYAKNSNIFAAMPSLHSAYPVIVLYYAIRNNSGIFVQIFGVIMVGIWFAAVYTSHHYVLDVVAGVCTALLGMGLMQLLLARSPAFNRFVARFSKLTAPGA